The Mustela lutreola isolate mMusLut2 chromosome 3, mMusLut2.pri, whole genome shotgun sequence genome includes a region encoding these proteins:
- the LOC131827938 gene encoding uncharacterized protein LOC131827938: MADNLEPSMFPIQKGSLILLRQKWESSDYQKSECCPGGSRCRLFQPPEKKLLEPKGEVVSAYGPADPPSLPHGVEEALNAEPDGKDPDDKSDNSRESGWPEVLKEDSLTGRRRIERFSIALDELRSVFEAPRSVNRPAEYCQKSVVQCFMLAGGSRQLCDLMVNLKLALKMSRKPLNSIKSHEDDVPVLKVHQQPKGYPEISQHRNSFDNTLRDKLPFTVEKPGRNRLNKRLESVSPVTRHPDIMYLLM; this comes from the exons GACAACCTGGAGCCATCCATGTTCCCCATACAGAAGGGCTCCCTGATCCTCCTGAGGCAGAAATGGGAATCCAGTGATTACCAGAAAAGTGAATGTTGCCCTGGGGGCAGTCGTTGCAGgctcttccagcctccagaaaaaaaattgcttgaaCCCAAAGGAGAAGTAGTGTCAGCATATGGACCTGCAGATCCCCCTAGTCTGCCCCACGGTGTAGAAGAGGCCTTGAATGCGGAGCCTGATGGGAAGGACCCCGATGACAAGAGTGACAACTCCAGGGAATCTGGCTGGCCTGAAGTGCTGAAGGAGGATTCCTTGACTGGTCGGCGCAGGATCGAGCGCTTCTCCATTGCCCTTGATGAGCTGAGAAGTGTGTTTGAGGCTCCCAGGAGTGTGAACAGACCAGCTGAGTACTGCCAAAAG tctGTTGTCCAGTGCTTTATGTTAGCTGGGGGGAGCAGGCAGCTCTGTGATCTGATGGTAAATTTAAAGCTGGCCTTAAAGATGTCTAGAA AGCCTTTGAACTCCATCAAGAGCCATGAAGATGATGTTCCTGTCCTGAAAGTCCACCAGCAACCCAAGGGCTATCCTGAAATAAGTCAGCATAGGAATTCCTTTGACAATACCCTGAGAGATAAACTTCCATTTACTGTGGAGAAACCTGGAAGAAACCGACTTAACAAGAGATTAGAGTCAGTATCACCAGTAACAAGACATCCTGATATCATGTACCTCCTGATGTGA